One part of the Vitis riparia cultivar Riparia Gloire de Montpellier isolate 1030 chromosome 8, EGFV_Vit.rip_1.0, whole genome shotgun sequence genome encodes these proteins:
- the LOC117920043 gene encoding protein LITTLE ZIPPER 4: MERLNSKLYLQNCYIIQENERLRKKAQLLNQENQALLSELKQKLSKANSKASAANTIPDLNLSSSASTTSAANSTDP, from the coding sequence ATGGAAAGGCTGAACTCAAAGCTGTACTTGCAGAACTGTTACATAATTCAAGAGAATGAGAGGCTAAGGAAGAAAGCACAGCTTCTCAACCAGGAGAATCAAGCACTGCTGTCTGAGCTGAAGCAGAAGCTCTCCAAGGCAAACTCAAAAGCAAGTGCCGCAAACACTATTCCAGACCTCAACCTCAGCTCCTCTGCCTCCACCACATCTGCTGCCAATTCCACTGACCCATGA
- the LOC117921193 gene encoding probable purple acid phosphatase 20, whose product MVVAQLIGTGMAYERPPARKMYIVLDDDDQDPTHPEQVHISMVGADKMRITWMTKDETPAEVHYGTAQGQLGSSATGSTRSYKYVMYTSGTIHDVVIGPLNANTVYYYRCGSSGPEFSFKTPPSQFPIRIAVAGDFGQTEWTKSTLDHISKSNYDLLLLAGDLSYADFYQPLWDSFGRLVEPLASQRPWMTATGNHDVEKIIIVHPEKCTSYNARWHMPFEESGSTSNLYYSFEVAGVHVVVLGSYTDFGSDSDQYKWLQADLGKVDRKRTPWLVVMLHAPWYNSNSAHQGEEESDGMRDSMEEMLYKARVDVVFAGHVHAYERFDRVYQGKTDKCGPVYITIGDGGNREGLATKYIDPKPDISLFREASFGHGQLNVVDGNAMEWTWHRNDDDQSVASDSVTLKSLATEPGCN is encoded by the exons ATGGTAGTTGCACAACTAATTGGGACTGGTATGGCGTATGAACGCCCACCGGCCCGGAAAATGTATATCGTCCTTGACGACGACGATCAGGATCCCACTCATCCGGAACAG GTGCATATATCCATGGTTGGAGCAGACAAGATGAGAATAACATGGATGACCAAGGATGAAACTCCTGCAGAAGTACATTATGGGACAGCTCAAGGCCAACTTGGCAGCTCTGCCACCGGGAGTACCCGTTCATACAAGTATGTCATGTACACATCGGGCACAATTCACGATGTGGTCATTGGACCATTGAACGCAAATACTGTATATTATTACCGCTGTGGCTCCTCCGGTCCCGAATTCAGCTTCAAAACCCCACCTTCTCAGTTCCCCATCAGAATTGCAGTTGCAG GTGATTTTGGACAGACGGAATGGACAAAGTCGACCCTGGACCACATATCCAAATCCAACTACGACTTGCTTCTTCTGGCCGGAGACTTGTCATACGCAGATTTTTATCAGCCACTGTGGGACTCTTTTGGGCGGCTGGTTGAGCCCCTGGCTAGCCAGAGGCCTTGGATGACCGCGACAGGCAACCACGACGTTGAGAAAATCATCATTGTCCACCCGGAGAAGTGCACATCCTACAATGCAAGATGGCACATGCCCTTTGAGGAGAGTGGCTCTACTTCGAACCTCTATTATTCCTTTGAAGTTGCCGGAGTTCATGTGGTGGTGTTGGGATCCTACACTGACTTTGGCTCAGACTCCGACCAGTACAAGTGGCTTCAAGCGGATTTGGGGAAAGTTGATCGGAAGAGAACCCCCTGGCTGGTGGTGATGCTTCATGCCCCATGGTACAACTCTAATTCCGCTCATCAGGGTGAGGAAGAATCAGATGGAATGAGAGACTCCATGGAAGAAATGCTTTATAAAGCTCGAGTGGATGTCGTCTTTGCTGGCCACGTCCATGCTTATGAGCGCTTT GACCGAGTTTATCAAGGCAAAACTGACAAGTGTGGTCCAGTCTATATAACCATTGGGGACGGCGGCAACAGAGAAGGCCTTGCGACCAA GTACATTGACCCAAAACCCGATATTTCACTCTTCAGAGAGGCGAGCTTTGGACATGGGCAGTTGAATGTGGTGGACGGGAACGCGATGGAGTGGACGTGGCATAGGAATGATGATGACCAATCTGTTGCTTCGGACTCCGTCACGTTGAAAAGCCTCGCAACTGAACCAGGCTGCAACTAA
- the LOC117920126 gene encoding probable purple acid phosphatase 20 — MAVRTWFSILALAMVVVQLIGTAMAYERPPARKMYIVLGDEDQDPTHPDQVHISMAGADKMRITWMTKDGTPAEVHYGTVQGELGSSATGSTRSYEYAMYTSGTIHDVVIGPLNANTVYYYRCGSSGPEFSFKTPPSQFPIRIAVAGDFGQTEWTKSTLDHISKSNYDLLLLAGDLSYADFYQPLWDSFGRLVEPLASQRPWMTATGNHDVEKIIVVHPEKFTSYNARWHMPFEESGSTSNLYYSFEVAGVHVVVLGSYTDFGSDSDQYKWLQADLGKVDRKRTPWLVVMLHAPWYNSNSAHQGEEESDGMRDSMEEMLYKARVDVVFAGHVHAYERFDRVYQGKTDKCGPVYITIGDGGNREGLATKYNDPKPDISLFREASFGHGQLNVVDGNTMEWTWHRNDDDQSVAADSVTLKSLATEPGCN; from the exons ATGGCGGTTAGGACGTGGTTTAGTATACTGGCATTGGCCATGGTGGTTGTACAACTAATTGGGACTGCTATGGCGTATGAACGTCCACCGGCCCGGAAAATGTATATCGTCCTTGGCGACGAAGATCAGGATCCCACTCATCCGGACCAG GTGCATATATCTATGGCTGGCGCAGACAAGATGAGAATAACATGGATGACCAAGGATGGAACTCCTGCAGAGGTACATTATGGTACAGTTCAAGGAGAACTTGGCAGCTCTGCCACCGGGAGTACCCGTTCTTACGAGTATGCCATGTACACATCGGGCACAATTCACGATGTGGTCATTGGACCACTGAACGCAAATACTGTATATTATTACCGCTGTGGCTCCTCCGGTCCCGAATTCAGCTTCAAAACCCCACCTTCTCAGTTCCCCATCAGAATTGCAGTTGCAG GTGATTTTGGACAGACGGAATGGACAAAGTCCACCCTGGACCATATATCCAAATCCAACTACGACTTGCTTCTTCTGGCCGGAGACTTGTCATACGCAGATTTTTATCAGCCATTGTGGGACTCTTTTGGGCGGCTGGTTGAGCCCCTGGCTAGCCAGAGGCCTTGGATGACCGCGACAGGCAACCACGACGTTGAGAAAATCATCGTTGTCCACCCGGAGAAGTTCACATCCTACAATGCAAGATGGCACATGCCCTTTGAGGAGAGTGGCTCTACTTCGAACCTCTATTATTCCTTTGAAGTTGCCGGAGTTCACGTGGTGGTGTTGGGATCTTACACTGACTTTGGCTCAGACTCCGACCAGTACAAGTGGCTTCAAGCGGATTTGGGGAAAGTTGATCGGAAGAGAACCCCCTGGCTGGTGGTGATGCTCCATGCCCCATGGTACAACTCTAATTCCGCTCATCAGGGTGAGGAAGAATCAGATGGAATGAGAGACTCCATGGAAGAAATGCTTTATAAAGCTCGAGTGGATGTGGTCTTTGCTGGCCACGTCCATGCTTATGAGCGCTTT GACCGAGTTTATCAAGGCAAAACTGACAAGTGTGGTCCAGTCTATATAACCATTGGGGACGGCGGCAACAGAGAAGGCCTTGCGACCAA GTACAATGACCCAAAACCCGATATTTCACTCTTCAGAGAGGCGAGCTTTGGACATGGGCAGTTGAATGTGGTGGACGGGAACACGATGGAGTGGACGTGGCATAGGAATGATGATGACCAATCTGTTGCCGCAGACTCTGTCACGTTGAAAAGCCTCGCAACTGAACCAGGCTGCAACTAA
- the LOC117919539 gene encoding acyl carrier protein 2, mitochondrial-like translates to MQGVGGGIGGLRRCWAQWSRAGCLNSSSKRGATVLGFMGGARVFSLSAAAASSPSSLLEKEEVTSRIIHLLKSTPFIDPSKVSPTASFKNDLQLDMLDNVEVMMAVEEEFAVDIPDTEANKISTAAHLIDYISTHPQAK, encoded by the exons atGCAAGGTGTTGGTGGTGGAATTGGAGGGCTGAGACGTTGTTGGGCTCAATGGAGTCGAGCAGGTTGCTTAAACAGCAGCAGCAAAAGAGGGGCAACTGTGCTAGGGTTTATGGGAGGAGCTAGGGTTTTCTCGCTATCAGCAGCTGCAGCTTCCTCGCCCTCCTCTTTATTGGAAAAGGAGGAGGTCACTTCTCGCATTATCCATCTCCTCAAATCCACCCCTTTTATTGATCCCTCCAAG GTTAGTCCAACAGCTAGTTTCAAGAATGACTTACAACTAGATATGTTAGACAACGTGGAAGTAATGATGGCTGTGGAAGAAGAATTTGCGGTTGACATCCCTGACACTGAAGCAAACAAAATTTCAACCGCAGCTCATCTCATAGACTATATCTCAACCCATCCACAAGCCAAATGA